Part of the Nitrospirota bacterium genome is shown below.
TCTTTTAGCATATTTCCCCCGAATGCCCTTGCTGAAATCATATTCTTCGAGCATGTCTTGATCTTTTGGCATTCTCTTCATATTGCTTCCTTTATTTTTTGGTTGCCTTTTTTACACTTATTATCCTGATTTTATTTCCTCTTTCTGTATGCACAACTACCAGAAGACGATTTTTGTAAGAATTTCCAATTAAAATGAACCTATCTTCTTCATCGGAATACAGAGGATCATGAAT
Proteins encoded:
- a CDS encoding BrnT family toxin translates to MLLFEWDTDKARKNIKIHGVSFDEASTAFRDALSLTIHDPLYSDEEDRFILIGNSYKNRLLVVVHTERGNKIRIISVKKATKK